The following proteins are co-located in the Flectobacillus major DSM 103 genome:
- a CDS encoding SusE domain-containing protein, translated as MKKIFHTYLLVLASFFVLTSCEKEEEKAILNASGSAPVVQLSASTLVLTKENADKDALTISWAKPNYGFDAPASYSILLDKKGGNFITPVSVLTNTLLTKTFKVAELNAILLSLGLAAGSASDLDVRVKANLGDNTSTTAFTSSTMSFKATPYLDKLDLSSPWGLVGSATTNGWNGPDMPFYKTDKADIFVAYVTLANGEIKIRKDNKWDLNYGDDGANGTLEAGGSNIVVTAGTYKVTFNAASLTYTIEKFSWGIVGSAAPNGWNGPDTPLIYDPTTDTWKATTSLKDGAIKIRQNNDWGINYGGRAGTLVIGGDDITVAAGNYNITVDFKNLKYAIETVKP; from the coding sequence AGAAAAAGCTATTCTCAATGCCTCTGGCTCTGCTCCTGTAGTTCAGCTATCGGCAAGTACTCTTGTTTTGACCAAAGAAAATGCAGATAAAGATGCCCTAACCATTTCGTGGGCCAAACCCAACTATGGTTTCGACGCTCCAGCTTCATATTCTATTTTACTAGATAAAAAAGGTGGTAATTTTATTACACCTGTTTCGGTATTGACCAATACGCTTTTGACCAAAACCTTTAAAGTAGCCGAACTTAATGCTATTTTACTTAGTTTGGGCTTAGCCGCTGGTTCAGCTAGCGACTTGGATGTACGTGTAAAGGCTAACCTTGGCGATAATACATCTACGACAGCCTTTACGTCTTCTACTATGTCGTTCAAAGCTACTCCTTATTTAGACAAACTTGATTTGAGTTCGCCTTGGGGATTGGTAGGTAGTGCTACAACCAATGGCTGGAATGGCCCAGATATGCCTTTCTACAAAACCGATAAAGCCGATATTTTTGTAGCTTATGTAACCTTAGCCAATGGCGAAATCAAAATCCGTAAAGACAACAAATGGGATCTTAACTATGGCGATGATGGTGCAAATGGTACATTGGAAGCTGGTGGAAGTAATATTGTCGTAACAGCTGGTACTTACAAAGTGACTTTCAATGCTGCGTCATTAACTTATACAATTGAAAAATTCTCTTGGGGAATAGTAGGAAGTGCTGCTCCCAACGGTTGGAATGGCCCAGATACGCCTTTAATTTACGACCCAACTACAGATACTTGGAAAGCCACCACTTCTTTAAAAGATGGTGCTATTAAAATTCGTCAAAATAACGACTGGGGTATCAACTACGGTGGTCGTGCTGGTACACTTGTTATTGGTGGCGACGATATTACTGTAGCTGCTGGTAATTATAACATTACGGTTGATTTCAAAAATTTGAAATACGCTATCGAAACCGTAAAACCATAA
- a CDS encoding alpha-amylase family glycosyl hydrolase, with protein sequence MKKLLLLVFTLSFINVQAQKKTPEVCYEIFVRSFADSNGDGIGDINGITAKLDYLKSLGVDALWLTPVNKSPSYHKYDVVDYKEIDPDFGTMADYKRLISEAHKRNIRIIKDFVINHTSDKHPWFLEAKKGKDNPYRGYYVWLSPQKIDSMGIATREKTGDSWEINPWHFANQGDSEKYYALFWGGMPDLNYDNPKLRKEIYDIAKFWLKEVGVDGFRLDAAKHIYPDWEAEKCHAFWQEFRQKMTAIKPDVYIVGEVWTSADKVAPYFKGLPANFHMDEGFAIQKIVNNQKDDNLIQKILADYKAFGSQNPDFIDATIIDNHDQTRIGSVVNGDINKMKVAAQLLLTLPGQPYIYYGEEIGMLGQKPDENLREPFIWNTKENDKSRTAWMKPTFSTDATIKPLSEQQKDPNSIYHVYKNLIAFRKKQPALSQVIRPNLKESTIKTEGVLGFIRTHKSGDVLVIHNLTNTAKSIELPANERKFKTLIFSQTPQQKSLKNNTVELPASGVVILK encoded by the coding sequence ATGAAAAAACTCCTCTTACTTGTTTTTACATTGTCTTTTATCAATGTACAAGCCCAAAAGAAAACGCCAGAGGTCTGTTACGAGATTTTTGTACGTTCTTTTGCCGACTCCAATGGCGATGGCATCGGCGATATTAATGGAATTACAGCCAAATTAGACTACCTCAAGTCTTTAGGAGTAGATGCCCTTTGGCTTACACCCGTGAACAAGTCGCCGTCTTACCACAAATACGATGTTGTAGACTACAAGGAAATAGACCCCGATTTTGGTACGATGGCCGACTACAAAAGATTGATCTCTGAAGCTCACAAACGTAATATCAGAATCATCAAAGACTTTGTAATCAATCATACTAGTGACAAACACCCTTGGTTTTTGGAAGCTAAAAAAGGAAAAGATAATCCTTACCGTGGTTATTATGTATGGCTTTCACCACAAAAAATCGACTCAATGGGTATTGCTACTCGTGAAAAAACAGGCGATTCGTGGGAAATCAACCCTTGGCACTTTGCCAATCAGGGTGATTCTGAAAAATATTATGCGTTGTTTTGGGGAGGTATGCCCGACCTCAACTACGACAACCCAAAGCTGAGAAAGGAAATTTATGATATTGCTAAGTTTTGGCTAAAAGAAGTGGGTGTCGACGGTTTCCGTTTGGATGCAGCCAAACATATTTACCCAGATTGGGAAGCTGAAAAATGTCATGCTTTTTGGCAAGAGTTCCGTCAAAAAATGACCGCTATCAAGCCCGATGTGTATATTGTGGGTGAGGTATGGACATCTGCCGATAAGGTAGCACCGTATTTTAAAGGATTACCCGCCAATTTCCACATGGATGAAGGTTTTGCTATTCAAAAAATAGTCAATAATCAGAAAGACGACAACCTTATACAAAAAATTCTTGCCGACTATAAAGCTTTTGGAAGCCAAAATCCAGACTTTATCGACGCAACAATTATCGACAATCATGACCAAACTCGTATTGGAAGTGTTGTCAATGGCGACATCAACAAAATGAAAGTAGCAGCACAGCTTTTACTAACACTACCAGGACAACCATACATTTATTATGGTGAAGAAATTGGTATGTTGGGCCAAAAACCAGATGAAAACCTTCGTGAACCTTTTATCTGGAATACCAAAGAAAACGACAAAAGTCGTACTGCTTGGATGAAACCCACATTTAGTACCGATGCTACCATTAAACCACTCAGCGAACAGCAAAAAGACCCGAATTCTATTTATCATGTTTACAAAAATCTTATTGCGTTCCGAAAAAAACAACCTGCTTTGAGTCAAGTCATTAGACCAAATCTCAAAGAAAGTACTATCAAAACTGAAGGTGTTTTAGGGTTTATTCGTACCCATAAATCTGGCGATGTATTGGTAATTCATAATTTGACCAACACGGCCAAAAGTATCGAGCTACCAGCCAATGAGCGAAAATTCAAAACTCTTATTTTTTCGCAAACACCTCAACAAAAAAGCTTAAAAAATAATACTGTCGAGCTTCCTGCATCGGGAGTTGTTATCTTGAAATAA
- a CDS encoding SDR family oxidoreductase has product MRTLQLFDLSGKTALVTGCKKGIGKAMAIALAEAGADIIGVSASLELEGSEIEKEIVALGKGFKAYQADFSNRTSLYAFIEQVKTDFPVVDILVNNAGTILRKPAAEHPDEYWDEIMEVNLNSQFVLSRELGKLMLERGSGKIIFTASLLTFQGGINVPSYAASKGAIGSLTKALANEWAGKGINVNAIVPGYIATDNTDALRNDPERSQSILSRIPAGRWGNTDDFKGATVFLASEAAAYVHGTTLVVDGGWMGR; this is encoded by the coding sequence ATGAGAACACTTCAATTATTTGATTTGTCAGGCAAAACGGCATTAGTTACAGGTTGTAAAAAAGGAATTGGTAAGGCTATGGCTATTGCTTTAGCCGAAGCGGGTGCAGATATTATTGGAGTATCGGCCAGCTTAGAGCTAGAAGGTAGCGAAATAGAAAAAGAAATTGTAGCACTCGGCAAAGGGTTCAAGGCTTATCAAGCCGATTTTAGCAACCGAACTTCGTTGTACGCTTTCATAGAACAAGTAAAGACTGATTTTCCAGTAGTCGATATTTTGGTCAATAATGCGGGTACTATTTTAAGAAAACCCGCCGCCGAACATCCCGACGAATACTGGGATGAAATTATGGAGGTAAACCTTAATTCACAATTTGTATTGAGCCGTGAGTTGGGAAAATTGATGCTAGAACGTGGTTCGGGGAAAATAATTTTTACAGCATCATTATTAACATTTCAAGGGGGTATCAATGTACCTAGCTATGCCGCTAGTAAAGGGGCTATTGGTAGCCTTACCAAGGCTTTGGCCAACGAATGGGCAGGAAAGGGTATCAATGTAAATGCTATTGTGCCTGGGTATATTGCTACCGACAACACCGATGCCCTCCGTAATGACCCCGAGAGAAGCCAATCTATTCTGAGCAGAATACCTGCAGGTCGTTGGGGAAATACCGACGATTTTAAAGGAGCTACCGTATTTTTGGCTTCAGAAGCAGCAGCCTATGTTCATGGAACAACCTTGGTTGTAGATGGAGGATGGATGGGACGGTAG
- a CDS encoding LytR/AlgR family response regulator transcription factor yields the protein MEKPLTDGVVVNRKTKQLILPQDVIWMEGAINYTYMYLKNGKRLLLCQTLKSLTNQFAEYGFVRVHRKVLLNRSYIKEFNRCSLSFILTNGQEIEVSRRRLLYLKYNEGLE from the coding sequence ATGGAAAAACCATTAACTGATGGCGTTGTTGTAAATAGAAAAACAAAACAATTGATTTTACCTCAAGATGTAATTTGGATGGAAGGGGCTATTAACTATACTTATATGTATCTCAAAAATGGGAAACGCCTTTTGCTATGCCAAACGCTTAAATCATTAACCAATCAGTTTGCTGAATATGGATTTGTACGAGTGCATCGGAAGGTGCTACTCAACAGAAGTTATATCAAAGAGTTTAATCGTTGTAGCTTGAGTTTTATTTTAACCAACGGGCAAGAGATTGAGGTTTCTCGAAGACGCTTATTGTATTTGAAGTATAATGAAGGACTGGAGTAA
- a CDS encoding tail fiber domain-containing protein — protein MNKPLLLVLLIFLSLSIHAQVSINNDGSVPHASAMLEVKASTTSNAKGFLVPKVADHTSITSPAAGLWVYNTTTNTHWYYNGTTWVNLGGSQPWLTNGTSIFSPSNTALGNYSVAMGNNSTASSTTAFAAGHLARALGNYSTALGYNTAATSTAALAAGYSTQATGNYSTALGYNTAATNTAALAAGYSTRATGEYSTALGYNTTSTGLTALATGYLSQATGMSSTALGYNTSATGMYSTALGYNTTATSTATFAAGYYTKAIGYSSTALGAYTIALGQYSTSFGGYTQAIGNYSIAMGSETIASGFASTAFGSTTLASGSASTAFGSSTQAGGYYTTAMGSSTTATSTASLAAGYYSTSSGFSSMALGGYARASGAYSIAMGYNSAATNTGAFASGGFTLAIGAYSTAMGSNTFASSTASFASGFYSSASGDYSTVMGSNVDGNNKEGGFVIGDSYNNSSRLYANTNNSFSARFRGGYRLFTDSFNSIGVMLNAGANSWSIISDSTRKEKFVYTDGEYVLREIALLKVGSWNYKGQNPEKNRHYGPMAQEFFAAFGKDKYGTIGDNTSIGSADFDGINLIAIQALEKRTKDLQTENDILKKRLASLEKNEQQMASLKSELADIKALLLQQKESRVQPSK, from the coding sequence ATGAATAAACCTTTACTTTTGGTATTACTCATTTTTTTGAGTTTATCAATCCATGCCCAAGTTAGTATCAATAATGATGGTTCTGTTCCACATGCCTCTGCTATGCTGGAAGTCAAAGCCTCCACTACTTCCAATGCCAAAGGCTTTCTTGTCCCTAAGGTTGCCGACCATACCAGCATTACCTCTCCTGCTGCAGGACTTTGGGTTTATAATACCACCACCAATACTCATTGGTATTATAATGGCACTACATGGGTAAACCTAGGAGGTAGCCAGCCTTGGTTAACTAACGGAACTTCTATTTTTTCGCCCAGCAATACTGCTTTAGGCAATTATTCTGTTGCAATGGGTAACAACTCTACTGCTAGCAGTACTACTGCTTTTGCGGCAGGGCATTTAGCTCGTGCCCTTGGTAACTATAGCACAGCTTTAGGTTATAACACTGCTGCCACAAGCACAGCCGCATTAGCCGCAGGATACTCTACACAAGCCACTGGTAACTATAGTACAGCTTTAGGTTATAACACTGCTGCTACAAATACAGCCGCATTAGCTGCTGGGTACTCTACACGAGCCACTGGTGAGTATAGTACGGCATTGGGTTACAATACCACATCTACAGGTCTAACAGCATTGGCAACAGGGTACTTAAGTCAAGCTACAGGTATGTCGAGTACTGCATTGGGCTATAATACCTCCGCTACAGGTATGTATAGTACTGCATTGGGTTATAATACTACCGCTACCAGCACAGCCACCTTTGCGGCTGGCTATTATACTAAAGCTATTGGTTATTCTAGTACTGCTCTTGGAGCATACACAATAGCTTTAGGCCAATATTCCACTTCCTTTGGAGGATATACGCAAGCTATTGGTAATTATAGTATTGCAATGGGTTCTGAAACAATAGCCTCTGGTTTTGCTAGTACCGCATTTGGAAGTACCACGCTGGCTTCAGGCTCGGCAAGTACAGCCTTTGGCTCTTCTACTCAGGCGGGAGGTTATTATACCACCGCAATGGGGTCATCGACAACAGCCACCAGTACGGCTTCACTCGCAGCGGGTTATTACAGTACCTCTTCGGGTTTTAGTAGTATGGCTTTAGGGGGGTACGCTCGGGCTAGTGGGGCGTATAGTATTGCTATGGGTTACAATTCGGCCGCCACTAATACTGGAGCTTTTGCATCGGGAGGTTTTACCTTGGCAATAGGGGCTTATAGTACGGCGATGGGTAGCAATACCTTTGCTTCAAGTACTGCATCTTTTGCTTCGGGTTTTTATTCTTCTGCTTCGGGCGACTACAGCACGGTTATGGGTAGCAATGTCGACGGTAATAACAAAGAAGGAGGTTTTGTGATTGGTGACTCATACAACAATAGCTCTAGGCTATACGCCAATACAAACAATAGCTTTTCTGCTAGATTTAGGGGTGGCTATAGGCTGTTTACCGATTCTTTTAATAGCATAGGTGTTATGCTAAATGCAGGGGCTAATAGCTGGTCGATTATTTCGGATAGTACACGTAAAGAAAAATTTGTTTATACTGACGGAGAATATGTGCTAAGAGAAATCGCTCTTCTAAAAGTAGGAAGTTGGAATTATAAAGGACAAAATCCTGAGAAAAATCGACATTATGGCCCTATGGCTCAGGAGTTTTTTGCTGCATTTGGAAAAGATAAATACGGTACAATTGGTGATAATACCAGTATTGGCTCGGCCGACTTCGATGGGATTAATCTAATCGCTATTCAAGCTTTAGAGAAGCGAACGAAGGATTTACAAACAGAAAATGATATACTCAAAAAACGCTTGGCTAGCCTTGAAAAAAATGAACAACAAATGGCTAGCCTCAAAAGTGAATTAGCCGATATTAAGGCTTTGCTTTTACAACAAAAAGAATCACGGGTACAACCTTCAAAATAA
- a CDS encoding O-antigen ligase family protein, producing MNEPLSKRLVFFLIILSLLTPLVSFNQLFFSFIVEKTLYSRIIIGTILFVGACSWITESHRRLSVNLLDVSIVFFLVVLLLIDWGGVNFRKSIWSNFERMEGFWTYLLLAIYYFFIRHYITTTIRWIQLMSVACCVALVVIVLGFVYDNTSIEQVGRMSSTLGNPIFLSVYLLFHIFFASFILLYLFDKPQARISQKITWVFLWLIFNGICTYTIILTRTRATIISLGIGIIFFLIWQLFSQKTPSFIRKCVVAIMVLVLCAIPFLYTLHSTHTLVLPKTITSMVSQDRLNSITSRLVNWQIALNGFKEKPLLGWGQENYIAVFAKYYIPVNYEDAPWYDHSHNLFLDWLVAGGIVGFMAFLALFVTSILLVVQSKQCSHNQKGIYLAMQCAFLFSCFFAFNSITALLLMFLILAYASFLNKEPGFLYSILYPPKVRFIAILLAVGFSIFTFSSLILKPLKTNKNIINLVKETDLMSLIDNIGKFYRQSSPTGSAEMAEQASFLAPKVLTSQVNNELKYAYYNATSAVLDKELETNTEQAKTLSIRGSLASDFNDLDKAIVYLEKVKKLAPKRHINLMQLGLAYAKKNDVKNATDTFQYLFETNPANEEPLVYKAIVFMNIGDTTNAYGTIRELSNKGIIKHIKLVKSVYEQNNNLAGFLRQMKRRESKETPRNPFVTYYTKEVYIEWARASYQIGDRRESGEIILRYIWHIHRQHLHLIKPFRSAIEAGDNPEKYFKYFGDL from the coding sequence ATGAATGAACCTTTATCTAAACGACTTGTTTTTTTCCTTATTATTCTATCATTATTAACTCCTTTGGTTTCATTCAACCAACTTTTCTTTTCCTTTATTGTAGAAAAAACTCTCTATTCCAGAATTATTATAGGTACAATTCTATTTGTTGGGGCGTGTTCTTGGATAACCGAAAGTCACAGAAGGCTCTCTGTCAATCTACTTGATGTATCTATTGTGTTTTTCTTAGTTGTATTACTACTAATTGATTGGGGGGGTGTTAATTTTCGTAAGAGTATTTGGTCTAATTTTGAAAGAATGGAGGGTTTTTGGACTTACCTTCTGCTTGCTATCTATTATTTTTTTATTCGGCATTATATTACCACTACCATTCGCTGGATACAACTTATGAGTGTTGCGTGTTGTGTTGCCCTAGTGGTAATAGTATTGGGTTTTGTTTATGACAACACTTCTATCGAGCAAGTCGGGCGTATGTCTTCTACACTTGGTAATCCTATTTTTTTATCAGTTTATCTGCTATTTCATATATTCTTCGCCAGTTTTATTCTTTTGTATCTTTTCGATAAACCACAGGCACGTATTTCTCAAAAGATTACTTGGGTATTCTTGTGGCTCATTTTCAATGGCATCTGTACCTATACTATTATATTAACTCGCACAAGGGCTACTATTATTTCGCTAGGTATTGGTATTATCTTTTTTTTGATTTGGCAATTATTTAGCCAAAAAACGCCCTCATTTATCCGAAAATGTGTAGTAGCTATTATGGTATTAGTGCTTTGTGCTATACCATTTTTGTATACATTACATAGCACACATACCCTTGTTTTGCCCAAAACGATTACGAGTATGGTTTCGCAGGACCGCCTCAATAGTATTACATCAAGGTTGGTCAACTGGCAAATTGCCCTGAATGGCTTTAAAGAAAAGCCTTTGTTGGGATGGGGACAAGAGAACTACATAGCGGTTTTTGCCAAATACTATATTCCTGTCAATTACGAAGATGCCCCATGGTATGATCATAGCCATAATTTGTTTTTAGATTGGCTTGTTGCAGGCGGAATCGTTGGGTTTATGGCATTTCTTGCTCTTTTTGTCACAAGTATTTTACTTGTAGTACAATCAAAACAATGCTCGCATAATCAAAAAGGCATATACTTGGCTATGCAGTGTGCATTTTTATTTTCTTGTTTTTTTGCTTTTAATAGTATTACAGCATTGCTATTAATGTTTTTAATATTGGCTTACGCTTCTTTTCTCAACAAAGAGCCTGGTTTCCTTTATAGTATTCTATATCCTCCTAAAGTCCGCTTTATTGCTATTTTACTTGCCGTAGGGTTTTCAATTTTCACCTTTTCGTCACTGATTTTGAAGCCTTTAAAAACCAATAAGAATATTATCAATCTAGTAAAAGAAACCGACCTCATGAGTTTAATAGATAATATCGGCAAATTTTATCGACAAAGCTCGCCTACAGGTAGTGCCGAAATGGCCGAACAAGCTTCTTTTCTTGCCCCGAAGGTATTAACAAGCCAAGTCAACAATGAGCTAAAATATGCTTATTACAATGCCACCAGTGCAGTACTCGACAAAGAACTTGAAACCAATACCGAACAGGCAAAAACACTTTCTATCAGAGGTTCATTGGCTTCTGATTTTAATGACTTAGACAAGGCTATTGTTTACCTTGAAAAGGTAAAAAAACTTGCACCTAAAAGGCATATCAATTTGATGCAACTTGGACTTGCGTACGCCAAAAAAAATGATGTAAAGAATGCGACCGATACCTTTCAGTACCTATTTGAAACAAATCCTGCCAATGAAGAGCCTCTCGTTTATAAGGCTATTGTTTTTATGAATATTGGCGATACCACCAATGCTTATGGCACAATTCGAGAACTCAGCAATAAGGGAATTATCAAACATATAAAGTTGGTAAAATCGGTTTATGAACAAAATAACAACCTTGCTGGATTTTTGCGACAAATGAAAAGGCGAGAATCGAAGGAAACACCTCGCAATCCTTTTGTAACATATTATACCAAAGAGGTATATATAGAATGGGCTCGTGCAAGCTACCAAATCGGTGATAGACGAGAATCTGGGGAAATTATTTTGAGGTATATTTGGCATATTCACCGCCAACACCTTCACCTCATCAAGCCTTTTCGATCTGCTATTGAAGCAGGGGATAATCCAGAGAAATATTTTAAGTATTTTGGCGATTTATAA
- a CDS encoding OmpA family protein: MTKHIYLLLCLALSLCQSFGQQPATTRKVITQFYVRAVDEKSQELLPVDLEIRLYKAKKEYKAHNEPWLTPFMFLLYESDTVEVKSKSDGYYSYTEILVATCDTCPVYQHTITMEKKTPLFDNLKVNDVIKLDRIYFDQSSFILRSESYQQLEDLYKALKENPTLKIEIAGHTDNVGNAKLNKLLSENRAKVIHNYLIGKGIDSQRLSYVGYGQTKPVSPNDTEENKSKNRRVECIVLAK, from the coding sequence ATGACAAAACATATCTACTTATTACTGTGTTTAGCACTATCACTTTGCCAAAGTTTTGGACAACAGCCCGCCACTACTCGTAAGGTTATTACCCAATTTTATGTACGTGCTGTAGACGAAAAATCGCAAGAATTACTCCCTGTCGATTTAGAGATTAGACTTTATAAAGCCAAAAAAGAATACAAAGCTCATAACGAGCCTTGGCTTACCCCTTTTATGTTTTTGTTGTATGAATCAGATACTGTAGAAGTAAAAAGTAAATCGGATGGATATTATTCTTATACCGAAATATTAGTAGCTACCTGCGACACCTGCCCTGTGTATCAACATACTATTACGATGGAAAAAAAAACACCTTTGTTTGATAATCTAAAGGTAAACGATGTTATTAAACTTGACCGTATTTATTTTGACCAAAGTAGCTTTATTCTTCGCTCGGAATCGTACCAGCAACTCGAAGACTTATATAAGGCTCTGAAAGAAAACCCTACCCTCAAAATAGAAATTGCAGGACATACCGACAACGTAGGTAATGCCAAACTCAATAAGCTACTATCGGAAAACCGAGCAAAGGTTATCCATAATTACCTGATTGGCAAAGGAATAGACAGTCAACGGCTATCGTATGTAGGCTACGGACAAACCAAACCTGTATCGCCCAATGATACCGAAGAAAATAAATCCAAAAATCGAAGGGTTGAATGTATAGTATTGGCCAAATAG
- a CDS encoding DUF4407 domain-containing protein has translation MLLLDSKVQKVYPSKANELEKQLRELVTTLTTKETERSALSEDIARNPTIRVSTETNQETPVTASIRDTATGNTYNRTRVVRTRNVSTNSIMNPKMEMLKSLDIQLSYLRKQKAMKDSLLLTLRPRVEQEINSKVGFLDELEVMKTILFQSNVALTIWLIWLFFLLCIELFILVSKLKDEQNDYDILVLHQMNSHKKKIELLNRKNEGLTNFIK, from the coding sequence ATTCTACTACTTGATAGTAAAGTTCAAAAGGTCTATCCTTCAAAGGCAAATGAGCTTGAAAAGCAATTGAGAGAGTTAGTAACTACATTAACCACAAAGGAAACGGAGCGTTCAGCTTTAAGTGAAGATATAGCACGAAATCCCACAATTCGTGTGAGTACGGAAACTAATCAGGAAACTCCTGTAACTGCATCTATTCGAGATACTGCTACTGGGAATACTTATAATCGTACAAGGGTTGTTCGTACACGAAATGTTAGTACAAACTCGATAATGAATCCTAAAATGGAAATGTTGAAGTCACTAGATATTCAATTAAGCTATTTGAGAAAACAAAAGGCAATGAAAGATAGTTTACTTCTTACATTGAGGCCAAGGGTTGAACAGGAAATTAATTCAAAGGTGGGGTTTCTTGATGAGTTGGAAGTTATGAAAACTATCCTTTTCCAATCAAATGTTGCTTTAACGATATGGTTGATTTGGCTATTTTTTTTACTATGTATTGAATTATTTATTTTAGTTAGTAAACTCAAGGATGAGCAAAATGACTACGATATTTTAGTATTGCATCAAATGAATTCACATAAGAAAAAGATAGAACTCCTTAATAGAAAAAATGAAGGATTAACAAATTTTATCAAATAG
- a CDS encoding DUF4407 domain-containing protein: MNIKFDNWWLKFGCFLTGYNYNILSGCSEVAAKSVKRYTSALLIITLLWFFIGFTFSERYLKTGFFGSIVSAIIASIIIIQVERQIILSIQKNPFLYWFRGGIALMMALLGSVIIDQIIFKEDVEQKKNSTT, translated from the coding sequence ATGAACATAAAATTTGACAATTGGTGGTTGAAGTTTGGTTGCTTTTTAACGGGTTATAATTATAACATCCTATCGGGGTGTAGCGAAGTGGCAGCTAAATCTGTGAAGCGTTATACCTCTGCGTTATTAATAATAACATTGTTGTGGTTTTTTATTGGATTTACCTTTTCTGAAAGATATTTAAAAACGGGTTTCTTCGGTTCTATAGTTAGTGCAATTATCGCATCGATAATTATTATTCAGGTTGAACGACAGATAATTCTATCGATACAGAAAAATCCATTCTTATACTGGTTTAGAGGAGGAATTGCATTAATGATGGCCTTATTAGGTTCTGTTATTATTGACCAGATTATTTTTAAGGAGGATGTAGAACAAAAAAAAAATTCTACTACTTGA
- a CDS encoding HNH endonuclease → MSDKFYNPKGRYLNSLASRLKDYNNQALKAPDTLVEETHGTYAALLFDQRWIQRRKEILERDEYKCVICLNEEKLQVHHRQYHMIKISGKFKPPWDYEDYLLITLCESCHKRGHSKYKVPVIQI, encoded by the coding sequence ATGAGTGATAAATTTTATAACCCTAAAGGTCGATACTTGAATTCCTTGGCAAGTAGGTTAAAGGATTATAATAATCAAGCATTGAAAGCCCCCGACACATTAGTAGAAGAAACACATGGTACTTATGCTGCTTTACTTTTTGACCAGAGATGGATACAAAGACGTAAAGAAATCTTGGAAAGAGATGAATATAAGTGTGTTATTTGTCTAAATGAAGAGAAATTACAGGTGCATCATCGACAGTACCATATGATTAAGATTTCGGGTAAATTTAAGCCTCCCTGGGATTATGAAGACTATTTATTAATTACTCTATGTGAATCATGCCATAAAAGAGGACACAGTAAATATAAAGTACCTGTAATTCAAATTTAA
- a CDS encoding (4Fe-4S)-binding protein, whose protein sequence is MEHTIVKKYTNGEVTIIWKPDICIHSRICWSAATGLTEVFNPRERPWIKPENATTEQIVEQIKKCPSGALSYIMNQDLG, encoded by the coding sequence ATGGAACATACAATTGTTAAGAAATATACCAATGGCGAAGTTACCATTATCTGGAAGCCAGATATATGTATTCATTCACGTATTTGTTGGAGTGCCGCTACGGGCTTGACAGAAGTATTTAATCCACGAGAAAGACCGTGGATTAAACCCGAAAATGCCACAACAGAACAAATCGTTGAGCAAATCAAAAAATGTCCAAGTGGTGCATTAAGTTATATCATGAACCAAGATTTGGGATAG
- a CDS encoding OsmC family protein, giving the protein MENALLENDIKGTIGIQKYQCTIEWRNGQMIMDEPVSSGGQDSGPDPYTTLLASLAGCTLATLRMYIDRKGWNIPEISVTLNLSQNQDNGLTTTIKRDIFFGEGIEHQVQERLLVIATKCPVSKILENKIIIQTTA; this is encoded by the coding sequence ATGGAAAATGCTTTGTTAGAAAATGATATTAAAGGTACAATTGGAATACAAAAATATCAATGTACTATAGAGTGGAGAAATGGGCAAATGATTATGGATGAGCCTGTTAGCTCGGGAGGGCAGGATTCTGGCCCCGACCCTTATACAACCCTGTTAGCCTCTTTGGCTGGATGCACCCTTGCTACGTTAAGGATGTATATCGACCGCAAAGGTTGGAATATCCCCGAAATTTCGGTAACGCTAAATTTATCACAAAATCAAGACAATGGCCTAACTACCACTATCAAGCGAGATATTTTCTTTGGCGAGGGTATTGAACACCAAGTACAGGAGCGCTTGTTGGTAATTGCCACTAAATGTCCAGTTTCTAAAATTTTGGAAAATAAAATAATTATTCAAACAACGGCATAA